Proteins encoded within one genomic window of Actinoplanes octamycinicus:
- a CDS encoding anti-sigma factor, with protein MQHLDPDRLVLLALSEEETETAEAEHLMGCAGCRHDFEALRTVADLGAQAEELRDLPPPPERIWHAIEADIAGPAPRPAPVIDLAGRRSRLRRMLPVLAAAAAVVLAVAGTVVVDRFVSRPPAKQVAARATLSPLPTVPASAGGSVTVLTDGDMRIDVRNLPLTTGFHEVWLIDPDDLTKMVALGNLTDRADAVLPVPPGTDLNRYRLVDISDEPHDGDAAHSGRSLLRGTLTN; from the coding sequence GTGCAGCATTTGGATCCCGATCGGCTGGTCCTTCTCGCGCTCTCTGAGGAGGAGACCGAGACCGCCGAGGCGGAACACCTGATGGGCTGTGCCGGCTGCCGGCACGACTTCGAGGCGCTGCGGACGGTGGCCGACCTCGGCGCGCAGGCCGAGGAGCTGCGTGACCTGCCGCCCCCGCCGGAGCGGATCTGGCACGCCATCGAGGCGGACATCGCCGGCCCGGCGCCCCGGCCGGCCCCGGTGATCGATCTGGCCGGCCGGCGGAGCCGGCTCCGCCGGATGCTGCCGGTCCTCGCCGCGGCCGCGGCCGTGGTGCTGGCGGTGGCCGGCACGGTGGTCGTCGACCGGTTCGTGTCCCGGCCCCCGGCCAAGCAGGTGGCGGCCCGGGCGACGCTCAGCCCGCTGCCCACCGTCCCGGCGTCGGCCGGCGGCAGTGTGACGGTGCTGACCGACGGCGACATGCGCATCGACGTGCGCAACCTGCCGCTGACCACCGGCTTCCACGAGGTCTGGCTGATCGACCCGGACGACCTGACGAAGATGGTGGCGCTCGGCAACCTGACCGATCGGGCGGACGCGGTGCTGCCGGTGCCGCCGGGCACCGACCTGAACCGGTACCGCCTGGTCGACATCAGCGACGAGCCGCACGACGGCGACGCCGCGCACTCCGGCCGCAGCCTGCTCCGCGGCACCCTCACCAACTAG
- the grpE gene encoding nucleotide exchange factor GrpE, with protein sequence MTTPEETITEDADVGEAPDALAEIRARLDGLAGYVEKADEFRRLRERDAEFVDQLHRENDELRKDQLTQAMWPLFQGYIKLYDLMTAAPAGDETTPMLIRQLVQILDMNGVTVYEPEPGETFDGQWQEGIPVDTVEPDAAGTIACLRRAGFRRSTTVLRVAQVEVYRLARPADSATAQ encoded by the coding sequence GTGACCACGCCCGAGGAGACCATCACAGAGGACGCGGACGTTGGCGAGGCGCCGGACGCCCTGGCGGAGATCCGGGCCAGGCTCGACGGGCTGGCCGGGTACGTGGAGAAGGCCGACGAGTTCCGCCGGCTACGCGAGCGGGACGCCGAGTTCGTCGATCAGCTGCACCGGGAGAATGACGAACTCCGCAAGGACCAGCTCACCCAGGCGATGTGGCCGCTGTTCCAGGGCTACATCAAACTCTACGACCTGATGACGGCGGCCCCGGCCGGCGACGAGACGACGCCGATGCTGATCCGCCAACTGGTGCAGATCCTCGACATGAACGGCGTCACCGTCTACGAGCCGGAGCCCGGGGAGACCTTCGACGGTCAGTGGCAGGAGGGCATCCCCGTCGACACTGTCGAGCCGGACGCTGCCGGGACGATCGCCTGCTTGCGCAGGGCCGGCTTCCGGCGCTCCACAACGGTGCTCCGCGTCGCCCAGGTGGAGGTGTATCGCCTGGCCCGACCAGCGGATTCGGCGACAGCTCAGTAG
- a CDS encoding aldo/keto reductase, whose product MPLRPFGRTGVKVSALALGTMMFGPRGNPDHDDSIRIIHRALDAGINLIDTADVYSQGESETIVGKALEGRRDDVFLATKFHGQIGDDPNHAGNSRRWIIRAVEDSLRRLRTDHLDLYQVHRPEPDTDFDETLGALSDLVRHGKIRYFGTSTFPPSAIVEGQWLAERRGRERVVSEQPPYSILARGVEREVLPIAQKYGLAVIPWSPLAGGWLTGKFRKGGAQPPTSRGAHQPGRFQIDAPENAAKLDAVEALAQLADQAGISLIHLALAFVLEHPAVTAPIIGPRTFEQLESQLDAAQTRLTPDVLDEIDKIVPPGVTLSARDQGYQPPALDPSHRRRPA is encoded by the coding sequence ATCCCGCTGCGGCCGTTCGGCCGGACCGGCGTCAAGGTCAGCGCGCTGGCGCTGGGCACCATGATGTTCGGCCCGCGCGGCAACCCCGACCACGACGACAGCATCCGGATCATCCACCGGGCGCTGGACGCCGGGATCAACCTGATCGACACCGCCGACGTCTACAGCCAGGGTGAGTCGGAGACGATCGTCGGCAAGGCCCTGGAGGGCCGGCGCGACGACGTCTTCCTGGCCACCAAGTTCCACGGTCAGATCGGCGACGACCCGAACCACGCCGGCAACTCGCGCCGGTGGATCATCCGCGCGGTGGAGGACAGCCTGCGCCGGCTGCGGACCGACCACCTCGACCTCTACCAGGTGCACCGGCCGGAGCCGGACACGGATTTCGACGAGACTCTCGGCGCGCTGTCCGATCTGGTCCGGCACGGCAAGATCAGATATTTCGGTACGTCCACGTTCCCGCCGTCCGCGATCGTCGAGGGCCAGTGGCTCGCCGAGCGCCGGGGCCGGGAGCGGGTGGTCTCCGAGCAGCCGCCGTACTCGATCCTGGCCCGCGGCGTGGAACGCGAGGTGCTGCCGATCGCCCAGAAGTACGGCCTCGCGGTGATCCCGTGGAGCCCGCTCGCCGGCGGCTGGCTGACCGGGAAGTTCCGCAAGGGCGGGGCCCAGCCGCCCACCAGCCGCGGCGCCCACCAGCCCGGACGCTTCCAGATCGACGCGCCGGAGAACGCCGCCAAGCTGGACGCCGTCGAGGCCCTCGCCCAGCTGGCCGACCAGGCCGGGATCTCGCTGATCCACCTGGCGCTGGCGTTCGTGCTGGAACACCCGGCGGTGACCGCGCCGATCATCGGGCCGCGCACCTTCGAGCAGCTGGAAAGTCAGCTCGACGCGGCGCAGACCCGGCTCACCCCGGACGTCCTCGACGAGATCGACAAGATCGTGCCGCCGGGTGTCACGCTGTCCGCCCGCGACCAGGGCTACCAGCCGCCGGCGCTCGACCCGTCCCACCGGCGCCGGCCCGCCTGA
- a CDS encoding GNAT family N-acetyltransferase, whose protein sequence is MKVVKTDRLILRGWREDDLEPMAEVNGDPEVMRYISDGSVRDRATTADNLAKWTRSWQENGFGLFAVEIADTGELAGFTGLAIPEFLPEVLPAVEIGWRLGRRFWGRGYATEAATAALDFAFRECDLDRVISIRHIDNVRSGRVMEKIGLRYAFRTVVPGVQQPVAVHALARSEFDF, encoded by the coding sequence ATGAAGGTCGTGAAAACGGACCGGCTGATCCTGCGCGGCTGGCGGGAGGACGATCTCGAGCCGATGGCCGAGGTCAATGGCGATCCGGAGGTGATGCGCTACATCTCCGACGGTTCGGTGCGCGATCGCGCCACCACCGCCGACAATCTCGCGAAATGGACCCGCAGCTGGCAGGAGAACGGTTTCGGCCTGTTCGCCGTCGAGATCGCCGACACCGGTGAGCTGGCCGGATTCACCGGTCTGGCGATTCCGGAATTCCTGCCCGAGGTGCTGCCGGCCGTGGAGATCGGCTGGCGGCTGGGCCGCCGTTTCTGGGGCCGCGGATATGCGACCGAGGCCGCCACGGCGGCCCTCGACTTCGCGTTCCGCGAGTGCGACCTCGACCGGGTCATCAGCATCCGGCACATCGACAACGTGCGGTCCGGCCGGGTCATGGAGAAGATCGGTCTGCGGTACGCATTCCGCACCGTGGTCCCCGGCGTTCAGCAGCCGGTCGCCGTGCACGCGCTCGCCAGGAGCGAGTTCGACTTCTGA
- a CDS encoding Hsp70 family protein yields the protein MEISVGKVFGIDLGTTYSCIAAMDKWGRPVVYNNRDNQATTPSVVRFTEDNEVVVGLQAKRSALVHPDEVASVVKRKMGDPDWRFRAWGTDYAAPSISSQVLKSLARDVAEQDQSGATVTEVVITVPAYTGHEFREATKFAGELAGLKVIDIINEPTAAAFAYGFLQEGNTAQTVLVYDLGGGTFDVTVIRLAEKKIQVVATDGDPKLGGVDWDEAIAAFLADRFAEIHPDARRPSDSAVGSQHLMNLAEEVKQSLSQRSSYLAVVQHDGVQAEITMTRDELEELTAGLLHRTIDLTRRVLEKAATKGVTAVDQILLVGGMSKSPAVKQRIQAEFGIDTRLTDPDLAVAKGAAIFGQKRELESYVLESLRSRGALTEDEQLEDADPATLAEVLRVTADERAMGREEVGDLVATQISNVTSRGFGVQVLDRKSGEHRVEFLAHAQDELPISVEQQFYTSADNQTAVLIKVFEQNSGDESQGLDANTAIISGEITGVPHGWPKDTPVDVRLDMGTDQVITVTARHRAVNEPLVLTIKVGAASAAMREVERAKVDELKQRE from the coding sequence ATGGAGATCAGTGTGGGCAAAGTCTTCGGCATCGACCTGGGCACCACCTATTCGTGTATCGCGGCCATGGACAAGTGGGGTCGTCCCGTCGTCTACAACAACCGGGACAACCAGGCGACGACGCCGTCCGTGGTGCGGTTCACCGAGGACAACGAGGTGGTGGTCGGTCTCCAGGCGAAACGCAGTGCCCTGGTGCACCCGGACGAGGTGGCCAGCGTCGTCAAACGGAAGATGGGTGATCCCGACTGGCGGTTCCGCGCCTGGGGCACGGATTACGCCGCTCCGTCGATCTCCAGCCAGGTGCTCAAGAGCCTGGCTCGCGACGTGGCGGAGCAGGATCAGAGCGGTGCCACCGTCACCGAGGTGGTCATCACGGTGCCGGCCTATACCGGGCACGAGTTCCGCGAAGCCACCAAGTTCGCGGGTGAACTGGCCGGGCTGAAGGTCATCGACATCATCAACGAGCCGACCGCCGCGGCCTTCGCTTACGGATTCCTCCAGGAGGGGAACACCGCACAGACTGTCCTGGTCTATGACCTGGGCGGCGGCACGTTCGACGTCACCGTGATCCGTCTGGCGGAGAAGAAAATCCAGGTGGTCGCCACCGACGGCGACCCCAAGCTTGGTGGCGTCGACTGGGACGAGGCGATCGCGGCGTTCCTGGCTGACAGGTTCGCCGAGATCCATCCGGACGCGAGACGACCCTCCGACAGTGCCGTGGGCTCCCAGCACCTGATGAACCTGGCCGAGGAGGTGAAACAGTCGCTGAGTCAGCGAAGTTCGTACCTCGCCGTGGTGCAGCACGACGGGGTGCAGGCCGAGATCACGATGACCCGTGACGAGTTGGAGGAACTCACCGCGGGCCTGCTGCACCGCACCATCGACTTGACGCGCCGGGTCCTGGAGAAAGCCGCGACGAAGGGCGTGACCGCCGTCGACCAGATCCTGCTGGTCGGTGGCATGAGCAAGAGCCCGGCGGTGAAACAACGCATCCAGGCGGAATTCGGGATCGACACCAGGCTCACCGACCCGGACCTGGCGGTGGCCAAAGGCGCGGCGATCTTCGGGCAGAAGCGTGAGCTGGAGAGCTATGTGTTGGAGAGCCTTCGCAGCCGTGGCGCGCTGACCGAGGACGAGCAACTGGAGGACGCCGATCCGGCCACGCTGGCGGAGGTGCTCCGGGTCACGGCCGATGAGCGCGCCATGGGCCGCGAGGAGGTCGGTGACCTGGTGGCCACCCAGATCAGCAACGTCACCAGCCGTGGTTTCGGGGTGCAGGTGCTCGACCGGAAAAGCGGCGAGCACCGCGTGGAGTTCCTCGCGCACGCGCAGGACGAGCTGCCGATCAGCGTCGAGCAACAGTTCTACACCTCGGCCGACAACCAGACCGCCGTGCTGATCAAGGTGTTCGAGCAGAACAGCGGGGACGAGTCGCAGGGCCTCGACGCCAATACCGCGATCATCAGCGGTGAGATCACCGGAGTTCCGCACGGATGGCCGAAGGACACGCCGGTCGATGTGCGGCTGGACATGGGCACCGACCAGGTGATCACGGTGACCGCTCGCCACCGCGCGGTCAACGAGCCGCTGGTGCTGACGATCAAGGTCGGCGCCGCGTCTGCGGCGATGCGGGAGGTCGAGCGCGCCAAGGTCGACGAGCTGAAGCAACGCGAGTGA
- a CDS encoding MFS transporter, producing MPEQSIRAATTATYAAFIGSGFAFASWASRIPQVRDQLGLDAAGLGLVLLAIAAGSLLALPLSGPVVTRIGSSRTVMSMAVLLGVGLTTAALGSHAGVPPVVIGLFLLGFANGAWDVAMNVQGTVVERRLGKSIMSRFHAGFSLGTVAGALAGAAMVAAHVSVAAHLIGVAVLVVAAVVWQARHFVADHDQAEPAAAGETPRVSALAAWKEPRTLLIGLFVLAFAFTEGVGNDWISVAAIDGHHVSPTLGTLAFAGFLTAMTVGRWFGPGLLDRYGRTPVVRVLALIGIAGVALFVFGPSPAYAYLGTLLWGLGASLGFPVGMSAGGDDPRMAAARVSVIASIGYCAFLGGPPTIGFLGDHVGVLRALIVVAALLTVAVLIATSVRPLPGSGVRQDDTVTKSDRVA from the coding sequence ATGCCGGAACAATCAATCAGGGCCGCCACCACGGCAACCTACGCCGCCTTCATCGGCTCCGGGTTCGCCTTCGCCAGCTGGGCCTCGCGCATCCCGCAGGTCCGCGACCAGCTCGGCCTCGACGCCGCCGGGCTCGGCCTGGTGCTGCTCGCGATCGCGGCCGGCTCGCTGCTGGCCCTGCCGCTGTCCGGCCCGGTGGTCACCCGGATCGGCTCGTCCCGCACGGTGATGTCGATGGCGGTGCTGCTCGGCGTCGGCCTGACCACCGCCGCGCTCGGCTCGCACGCCGGGGTGCCGCCGGTGGTGATCGGCCTGTTCCTGCTCGGCTTCGCCAACGGCGCCTGGGACGTGGCGATGAACGTGCAGGGCACCGTCGTCGAGCGCCGCCTCGGCAAGTCGATCATGTCGCGGTTCCACGCCGGGTTCAGCCTCGGCACGGTGGCCGGGGCGCTGGCCGGCGCCGCCATGGTCGCCGCGCACGTCTCGGTGGCCGCGCACCTGATCGGGGTGGCGGTGCTCGTGGTGGCCGCAGTGGTGTGGCAGGCCCGGCACTTCGTCGCCGACCACGACCAGGCCGAGCCGGCTGCCGCCGGCGAGACCCCGCGGGTCAGCGCGCTGGCCGCCTGGAAGGAGCCGCGCACCCTGCTGATCGGCCTGTTCGTGCTGGCGTTCGCGTTCACCGAGGGGGTCGGCAACGACTGGATCAGCGTCGCCGCGATCGACGGGCACCACGTCTCGCCGACGCTCGGCACGCTGGCCTTCGCCGGCTTCCTGACCGCGATGACGGTCGGCCGCTGGTTCGGCCCGGGGCTGCTGGACCGCTACGGGCGCACCCCGGTGGTCCGGGTGCTCGCGCTGATCGGCATCGCCGGGGTGGCGCTGTTCGTGTTCGGCCCGTCCCCGGCCTACGCCTACCTCGGCACGCTGCTCTGGGGCCTGGGCGCCTCGCTCGGCTTCCCGGTCGGGATGAGCGCCGGCGGCGACGACCCGCGGATGGCGGCCGCCCGGGTCAGCGTGATCGCCTCGATCGGTTACTGCGCGTTCCTCGGCGGCCCGCCGACCATCGGTTTCCTGGGCGACCACGTCGGCGTGCTGCGCGCCCTGATCGTGGTGGCCGCGCTGCTCACCGTCGCTGTGCTGATCGCCACGAGTGTCCGTCCGCTGCCCGGGAGCGGCGTGCGGCAGGATGATACGGTGACGAAGTCCGATCGAGTCGCTTGA
- a CDS encoding RNA polymerase sigma factor has protein sequence MSSDDELAERWRDGDEKALRTVYDRHGAAVLYLAQRLLGNRSDAEDVTQLTFVAAWGGRDTFDPQRGTLLGWLLGIARRKAVDRIRSAARDDRLTETVRAQLTPSDERETPERIVDRLVVADELGRLPDEQRRTLELAFFDDLTHPQIAAVTGLPLGTVKSHIRRGMANLRRRWEVDGAAFGSRSAGPSRAL, from the coding sequence TTGAGTTCCGACGACGAGCTCGCCGAGCGATGGCGCGACGGCGACGAGAAAGCGCTGCGGACGGTCTACGACCGGCACGGCGCGGCCGTGCTCTATCTGGCGCAGCGCCTGCTCGGCAACCGGTCGGACGCGGAGGACGTCACCCAGCTGACCTTTGTGGCGGCCTGGGGCGGGCGGGACACGTTCGATCCGCAGCGCGGCACGCTGCTGGGCTGGCTGCTCGGCATCGCGCGGCGCAAGGCCGTCGACCGCATCCGGTCCGCGGCGCGTGACGACCGCTTGACCGAGACGGTACGGGCGCAGCTCACGCCCTCGGACGAGCGGGAGACGCCGGAACGCATCGTCGACCGTCTCGTGGTCGCCGACGAACTGGGCCGGCTGCCCGACGAGCAACGCCGCACCCTGGAGCTGGCGTTCTTCGACGACCTCACGCATCCCCAGATAGCGGCGGTCACCGGGCTGCCGCTCGGTACCGTCAAGAGCCATATCCGCCGCGGAATGGCCAACCTGCGACGTCGATGGGAGGTGGACGGTGCAGCATTTGGATCCCGATCGGCTGGTCCTTCTCGCGCTCTCTGA
- a CDS encoding GNAT family N-acetyltransferase — MESAFLTAVTQVSERHWHALDDDRVVGRGEVTHRPDGRRFLSIDAWHDSVFDQLAEAMLTRLPRPLYTVVDEADLDLLSSWEQLGFGPRRREWEYVMPTDPQLTGLDTNPPARTLPLTDPRSTEHNPAPPAALTIPPPDTHLLGHTPPPPATPTIPPSDAHLLGHTPSPPAAPTIPPPDAHLLGHNPTPPPVHSAPSTNPRLTGNNPTPPGNAGARLGGLTVLPAGQAEAGALRELDQVIRDQVEATLGWQNMPAEVLSPPPDPARYVVAAEAGRYVGLARVAPLPRQPRIGLIAVRADRRRRGIARALLAEVLGAAHRRGIATASADVHQANHPAIALFESVGARRAGSNLELVLR; from the coding sequence ATGGAATCCGCATTTCTGACCGCGGTCACCCAGGTCTCCGAGCGGCACTGGCACGCTCTGGACGACGACCGGGTGGTCGGCCGCGGCGAGGTCACCCACCGGCCCGACGGCCGCCGCTTCCTCAGCATCGACGCCTGGCACGACAGCGTCTTCGACCAGCTGGCCGAGGCCATGCTGACCCGGCTGCCCCGGCCGCTCTACACCGTCGTGGACGAGGCCGACCTGGACCTGCTGTCCAGCTGGGAACAGCTCGGTTTCGGCCCCCGCCGCCGAGAGTGGGAATACGTCATGCCCACCGACCCACAACTCACCGGCCTCGACACCAACCCACCGGCCCGCACTCTCCCACTCACCGACCCACGGTCCACCGAACACAACCCGGCGCCACCGGCGGCTCTCACCATCCCGCCACCCGACACACACCTCCTCGGACACACCCCACCGCCACCGGCAACTCCCACCATCCCGCCATCCGACGCACACCTCCTCGGACACACCCCATCGCCACCGGCAGCTCCCACCATCCCGCCACCCGACGCACACCTCCTCGGACACAACCCGACCCCACCGCCGGTGCACAGCGCCCCTTCCACCAACCCACGGCTCACCGGAAACAACCCGACACCGCCGGGAAACGCCGGCGCGCGGCTCGGCGGGCTCACCGTGCTGCCGGCCGGCCAGGCGGAGGCAGGAGCGCTCCGCGAACTCGACCAGGTCATCCGTGACCAGGTCGAGGCCACGCTGGGCTGGCAGAACATGCCGGCCGAGGTGCTGTCACCGCCACCGGACCCGGCGCGGTACGTGGTGGCTGCCGAAGCCGGCCGGTATGTCGGGCTGGCCCGGGTGGCACCGCTCCCCCGGCAACCGCGGATCGGGCTGATCGCGGTCCGGGCCGACCGGCGTCGCCGGGGCATCGCCCGGGCGCTGCTGGCCGAGGTGCTGGGCGCAGCCCACCGGCGCGGCATCGCGACCGCGTCGGCGGACGTGCACCAGGCCAACCACCCGGCGATCGCCCTCTTCGAGAGCGTCGGCGCCCGGCGGGCCGGCAGCAA
- a CDS encoding GGDEF domain-containing protein, with amino-acid sequence MTIGGKSVRPDPVLLLLVVLTVAVVPGFGFSDAPERVLLSLYWAMMLVFQAAFAVFAGRLSRRFQAGATDDVSRAGRRFWGYCAFAFAVMALGNVVQVAEVVSGPLDRAAYMGSGFLLGTIVAGILLITAGLLRYPGFSSHGRARLRVDAATVLAGAATFGLLVVQLPASVSGGAWVLDFALTMLTQSVLFLVLLFGVVRLGLGGVSPFSRRVGLILGVAAVTQAVTQVLPESLYVSDGHPNFALYGANLIGCGLAAIGARLQDRPAAPPEVATTARPDHPFSRLPYAAMAATWALSGVILIGQGLTWRCWAVLAGTMVTTMLIICRQLLAFQHINQLLAERDELTARLTDLAFHDGLTGLVNRTGFMRTLTGSLYGDAPTTVLLIDLDRFKPVNDTFGHATGDRLLVEVAARLRARVGDGGTVARLGGDEFAVLATGLSGPEAAALAGRLREALSGTVLIGAAELSLSASVGVATGTGADYDPDALLHAADMDMYQHKHSTRPTQDTATRRPARQRTSS; translated from the coding sequence ATGACGATCGGCGGCAAATCCGTGCGCCCGGATCCGGTGCTGCTCCTGCTCGTCGTGCTGACCGTCGCGGTGGTGCCCGGGTTCGGGTTCAGCGACGCTCCGGAACGGGTGCTGCTCTCCCTCTACTGGGCGATGATGCTGGTCTTCCAGGCGGCGTTCGCGGTGTTCGCGGGCCGGTTGTCCCGGCGTTTCCAGGCCGGGGCGACCGATGACGTGAGCCGGGCCGGGCGGCGGTTCTGGGGGTACTGCGCGTTCGCCTTCGCCGTCATGGCGCTGGGCAACGTGGTGCAGGTGGCCGAGGTCGTCTCCGGGCCGCTCGACCGGGCCGCCTACATGGGGTCGGGCTTCCTGCTCGGCACCATCGTGGCCGGCATTCTGCTGATCACCGCCGGTCTGCTGCGTTACCCCGGCTTCTCCTCCCACGGGCGGGCCCGACTCCGGGTCGACGCCGCCACCGTGCTGGCCGGGGCGGCCACCTTCGGCCTGCTGGTCGTGCAGCTGCCGGCATCCGTCTCCGGGGGCGCCTGGGTGCTGGACTTCGCGCTCACCATGCTCACCCAGTCGGTCCTGTTCCTGGTGCTGCTGTTCGGGGTGGTGCGGCTGGGCCTCGGCGGGGTCAGCCCGTTCAGCCGGCGGGTCGGACTGATCCTCGGGGTCGCCGCGGTGACCCAGGCGGTCACCCAGGTCCTCCCCGAGTCGCTCTACGTCTCGGACGGCCACCCGAACTTCGCCCTCTACGGCGCCAACCTGATCGGTTGCGGACTGGCCGCGATCGGCGCCCGCCTCCAGGACCGGCCGGCCGCTCCCCCCGAGGTGGCGACCACGGCACGGCCCGATCACCCCTTCAGCCGTCTTCCGTACGCCGCGATGGCCGCCACCTGGGCCCTGTCCGGAGTAATCCTGATCGGGCAGGGCCTGACCTGGCGTTGCTGGGCGGTGCTCGCCGGGACCATGGTCACCACCATGCTGATCATCTGCCGTCAGCTGCTCGCCTTCCAGCACATCAACCAGCTGCTCGCCGAGCGCGACGAGCTGACCGCCCGGCTGACCGACCTGGCCTTCCACGACGGGCTCACCGGGCTGGTCAACCGGACCGGGTTCATGCGGACGCTGACCGGCAGCCTCTACGGGGACGCGCCGACCACCGTGCTGCTGATCGACCTGGACCGGTTCAAACCGGTCAACGACACCTTCGGCCACGCCACCGGGGACCGTCTGCTGGTCGAGGTGGCGGCCCGGTTGCGCGCCCGGGTCGGGGACGGCGGCACGGTGGCCCGGCTGGGCGGCGACGAGTTCGCCGTGCTCGCCACCGGGCTCTCCGGGCCGGAAGCGGCCGCGCTCGCCGGCCGGTTGCGCGAGGCCCTCTCCGGCACGGTCCTGATCGGCGCGGCCGAGCTGTCCCTAAGCGCCAGCGTGGGCGTGGCCACCGGCACCGGCGCGGACTACGACCCGGACGCCCTGCTACACGCCGCCGACATGGACATGTACCAGCACAAGCACAGCACCCGCCCCACCCAGGACACCGCAACCCGGCGCCCAGCCCGCCAGCGCACGTCGTCATAG
- a CDS encoding LLM class flavin-dependent oxidoreductase, with the protein MTRQLHFNLFLHDTGHHEASWRLPESDPHANLSLAAHQHLARVAEDAKFDSVFLADGPALFSEPGRRPSGKLEPTVLLAALAVTTSRIGLIATASTSYNDPYNLARRFASLDHLSGGRAGWNIVTTAGEAAARNFGLQDQPLHRSRYDRADEFLEVSTKLWDSWADDAILADKESGIHADGDRIRAIGHHGVHFRVEGPLNVPRSPQAHPLLVQAGSSEDGKDFAAKWAEAVFTAQPTLAESQAFYADLKRRVVAAGRDPEQVVILPGIVPVIGDTEAEARELDAELERLISPEHALAQLATILRIDRERLRLDEPLPADLPDEDEIEGMKSRYTLIVNWGRRENLTVRQLIGKLGGGRGHRTFTGTPVQIADTIQHYFENGAADGFNIMPAVLPSGIEAFATKVVPILQERGLFRTEYTGTTLREHYGLPRPADRLELISQ; encoded by the coding sequence ATGACCCGGCAACTCCACTTCAACCTGTTCCTGCACGACACCGGCCACCACGAGGCGTCCTGGCGGCTGCCCGAATCGGACCCGCACGCCAACCTGTCGCTCGCCGCCCACCAGCACCTGGCCCGGGTGGCCGAGGACGCCAAGTTCGACTCGGTCTTCCTGGCCGACGGGCCGGCGTTGTTCAGCGAGCCGGGTCGCCGCCCGTCCGGCAAGCTGGAGCCGACCGTGCTGCTGGCCGCGCTCGCCGTGACCACCAGCCGGATCGGGCTGATCGCGACCGCCTCCACCTCCTACAACGACCCGTACAACCTGGCCCGGCGGTTCGCCTCGCTGGACCACCTGTCCGGCGGCCGGGCCGGCTGGAACATCGTCACCACCGCCGGTGAGGCGGCCGCGCGCAACTTCGGCCTGCAGGACCAGCCGCTGCACCGGAGCCGGTACGACCGGGCCGACGAGTTCCTCGAGGTCTCCACGAAGCTCTGGGACAGCTGGGCCGACGACGCGATCCTGGCGGACAAGGAGTCGGGCATCCACGCGGACGGCGACCGGATCCGGGCGATCGGCCACCACGGCGTGCACTTCCGGGTCGAGGGTCCGCTGAACGTGCCCCGCTCGCCGCAGGCGCACCCGCTGCTGGTGCAGGCCGGCTCCTCGGAGGACGGCAAGGACTTCGCCGCGAAGTGGGCCGAGGCGGTCTTCACCGCGCAGCCCACGCTGGCCGAGAGCCAGGCCTTCTACGCCGACCTCAAGCGCCGGGTGGTGGCCGCCGGCCGGGACCCGGAGCAGGTGGTCATCCTGCCCGGCATCGTCCCGGTGATCGGCGACACCGAGGCCGAGGCCCGCGAGCTGGACGCCGAGCTGGAGCGGCTGATCTCGCCCGAGCACGCGCTCGCCCAGCTCGCCACGATCCTGCGGATCGACCGCGAGCGGCTCAGGCTGGACGAGCCGCTGCCCGCCGACCTGCCGGACGAGGACGAGATCGAGGGGATGAAGAGCCGGTACACGCTGATCGTGAACTGGGGCCGGCGGGAGAACCTGACCGTGCGCCAGCTGATCGGCAAGCTCGGCGGCGGCCGCGGGCACCGCACCTTCACCGGCACCCCGGTGCAGATCGCCGACACCATCCAGCACTACTTCGAGAACGGCGCCGCGGACGGCTTCAACATCATGCCGGCCGTGCTGCCCTCCGGCATCGAGGCGTTCGCCACCAAGGTGGTGCCGATCCTGCAGGAGCGCGGCCTGTTCCGCACCGAGTACACCGGCACCACGCTGCGCGAGCACTACGGACTCCCCCGCCCCGCCGACCGTCTGGAGCTGATCAGCCAGTGA